The sequence TACTCTTGAATTTCCTATAACACCATATAGTATTTGATTAAGTTAGTGAGAAATTGAGGTTTTTATTGACAAAATAGAAAATTTGTACTTAGTTCCAACatcaaaaaacaacaaaaactagAGTAAACATATAATAAAAGATTCAAAATTATAACCAAACATTTCTGATTAGTTCTATTCCTGATTCTAGAAAGTTTTTCAAATCCATTTCTAAACAGAGTTGAAGCtctaaaaattacaaatattagaATAAGAATaacacttgaaaaaaaaatcataattaacaaaaaatattacatatatacaaagttatagttttttaaatatttttatggattataattttttttttacaaaaatatagatTATTATTTTCACAAAATATTTACATTATGTTGTTTCatgctatttttatatttatgttgtttttatgttactcttaataaaaaatgtaaataaaaaaaaatttaaaaaaaaaaaaaagtatgtaaaaaatatttaaaaattcgtGTGGTAGTTTCTAAAAAATACTACAAAATTATGTATACTTTAagcaaattatttttcaaaaattttaatggGGTAGACTCTAGACTCAGACTTGATTTGTCTTAGCACATAGTGAGCTCTATCTGAACTCAATGCATTAATCACTATAGCCTTGATAAATTTACTGAATTGAAATAGAAATCAACTCTATTATAAATGTAATAATATATACCTTTATTGTAACATCATGATCCAATTGTATAGTTGGTGCAGGAGTATAATCCATGGCTTCAAATTGCTGAGGAGGAATAAGCTCATTGTCCCAACAAACAAAGTAAATGTCTCCATCCAAATCACTCCCAGAACATTCATCAGTATGAGGCCTAAATAACCAATTCAATCAATATCcataaattactcaaaaaatataaaaagaaacacaacagagaatttttcatttttttttttttacctttctCCTTTTTGAGGGAAAACAACACAATCAACCATGTGATGAAGTTCAGGCACATCCACTGCTTGAAGAACCCGAATATCGCCCGGATGAAGGCAAGGATTCTTGGCCACAACAACCTTTTTTCCAACAACAAAGGTAGTTACAATGGAGGAATTGTTGTTGTTGAAGACTACTACTTGCCTTGTTGAACACTGCACAAACACTTGACCATATTCAAGTGTCCCAGTTTCATCCAAACATCCCATGAGAGCTCTTCCATTCGGGATGTGTATCCTTGTTTTGGTTCGAATTTCGAGCAATTTAGAAGCATGAATAGTCTGCAACATCATTGATAGAAAAGGCTCTTCATCTGGTTTGTAACCACACATAAGCATTTCCTTTAGAATGCTTGTGATTTCGCCTGGTGCAACCATCTCCAACTCGTCTTGTGCTCTTATAGAATCTGTTAAAATTGAATCAAGGCGCCTCACTGCCTCCTTTTGCTTCTTGTCAAAGACATGATCTTCTACTCCAAGAGTTGAAAGAAGTGTAATCAGTTGGCGATTTAAGAAACATGGTTGGTACTTACTCCATGCCAAAACATCTAACTTTTTGTTCTCTGATTTGTATTTGCACATACTATTTCTtagtgaaagtttcattgaagaTTTAGGATCAATAGCAACAACACCTTTATTCCCACCAAACCGAATTTGAAATGCTGAAGGAGTGAACCTATTGAGGCCACATTTTTTGGCTACTTGATCAGCAAAATCTTCAGATATTTTCCCAATCCCATCAGAGAAACAGTACTTGTTTTCACCTGTTTTGATTTCAATATCAGGAATCAACTCAATTTCATCACAACCAACACTCAAAGTTTCCCttgaagaaccaaaagattGGCCAAGTCTTGCAGCATATTTCGCCACATTTCTAATGCTCGAAAAGTCCCCCATCCATCTCCTAATGTCATCAGCATCAAGTCCTTCTCTTGAAGCAAACATCCAAACCGAGTTATCGCGCAACTGACTTGATGAGAAGCCAAGAAACTCAAACCTCTTTTCACCAATAACAATCCCATCACTCAAAACAGAAAGAATTCTATCATAAACTCTTGTCTTTCTTCCAACATTTCTAGACTTTTTGCTTGTAACACACAAATCCACTGAGCTCATTCTACTAAAATCCTCATCAACAAAAGACAAACGAAGAAAGTTGTCAAGATCATTGGCATAATTTCTCAACACACGATTCGAGAGATTTACTTCAGGGCCACAGAAGTAAACTCTCGAAGGTGTGATTTGGACTCTGTGTACATACACAAGTCCATCATCTACAGCAATGGTGGGCAATTTGGGAACTTGCCCACCATTCCTGTAGTTCATGTATTGGCGTTTAAGCCATCTCAGTGGATCGTAGCAGCAACCATTTAACTGATAGAGTTTGTCAAGTGCAGACTCTATGTAGTCAATCTTGATTCTACTTGGATCAACTAACTTATAAAACTTTTCATCAAGTAACTCGCCGGGAAGACATCCATGTTGAACCAATGAGTTGATCTTGAACAAAATCTTGTATGGCAAGTCAATTGGTGGAACAACAATTGGAACAAGTTTTGAACTTGAAGAAGAGAAAGGTGAGCCTTTGTCAATGGAGAATTGGCCTTCAACTTCTTTGTAGTAAACAAAACCATCCCGAAAATCGGGAAGGCGGCGGTTAGTTGGAATCTCCAAGCATAGAGCAGATGATTGGGCAATGCTGCTTGATGGGGTCAAATCAATGTCTCTTACCCAACAGCTATCAGGAACATCCTTGTAATAGTTCACAATTGACACATCTTTTGTGAAAATCTTTGGAGCTCCAACTAACTGACAGTTAACAAttgaaaacaaaaatagaatATTAGATAACAAGTTCTTGATATGAAATCATAAGTTATCAAAGTTTGAATCATGGTTATATGATTTGCTATTATAGAAAGTACTtgtggggttctgaatttttgttttaaaaaaaatgcaaaagtttttttaacaaatttttaatcaaagttttatttttttaattaaaaaagtaaaaatattttaaaaaacatgtattttaaaattatttttatgtttcaattttttaattgagaattagaattttgaaaaaaaaaataaataaataaataatattttggacTCCAATCAAACCTAAACTCAGAACTAGACCTACACCTTAGACCTAAACCCAGCCCGGGAACTTAGACCTGaatccaacttaaattaaataaataaaaataaaaataaaaataaattttacagaaagtacttttatttttttatatatatatttataattaaaaaataaaaataattatagaatacatttttcttttcaaaaataaaaattttacttttatttttgttattaaaaaattaaaagataaaaatattatcaaatttaacttaaattagtaaaaaattaCATTTGTAAAAAATGAAGTtgaaaaaagtaataataaataaatgagaagATAGTTGAGCAAACAAGTTTCAAGGACAATTATAAGACACAAAATCCTTAACTTACTGGTGAAGAGACTagttatttaacatatttatatgccaaatttttgtatgtatacaaaatttatatataatgttGGGGTATCGATTCAAGTCTCatatcaaaagaataaacaagaATAAACAAGAGTTGTTTTAAATATAAACATTCTATCTACTCTATTAGTACGAAACTTAATCTTAAAAGTTGACAATACTAATGGATGAGTTAAGGTGAGTTTTTTTGCTATGAAATCAAATGTAAATAATTGTTATATGTTTTGCTATGAAAAAATGCAGATCATAGTTAATAGAATACAAAAAGTAGTAGTTGTGGGGTTCATgaatttagtcttaaaagatttttttttttaaaaaaaaaaaagttttaattagGAAAAAAATGAAGTTCAAAAAAGCAATGATGCATATAAATTTCAAGGACATTAAGAACAAGAATTATTCCATATTCATGCTTCACTATCAAACTATAATAAAATCATTAAATTAGTTCAAAAAACCAAACCTGAAGAACAAGAAACTTAGTAGTTTGCTCCAATGGAAGATGAAGCTCCATTTGCCAAATATTCTCAAAAGAAAGCTCCAATTTATACTCAACACAACCATAACTGAAAAAGAAGTACAATTTTCGGAGACCGGTTCCGAATTTGACACAAACATTCTTCCTTTTCCAAAGAGAAGAAAACTTATCCTCAGAAATCTGAGATCCAAAATGAAGTGTTATGTCACTAATCACACCATAtgggaataataataattcttttGGACTTGAAATTATTATGTCATTGTTTAACTCCCTTGCTTTTAGATATGAATCTTGGTACCATAACTGTTGATCCTCAGCCATGGATAGTATGGTTTCAACACTTTTAGAGTCTGTGAATTGAACCTTAGCATGTCCTCTTGATTTGATCTTGTATTCACCAACTTCAACAGTATATACAGTTCCTTCTCCTGTGTATTGCTCAAGAAATGTCTTCACTTCTTCACCATTTTCAATTGAAGAAAATCCATACAGCTGAATTGTCTTTCCCATTCTCTAAAAAAAAGGTCAAATTACAATAATTAGTTACTTGGGAATCAAGAAATATCAACTCTGTTTTTATCATTGAACggaaatacttaaatttaacagTCTCAATAATTCActgcataaataaataagacaAAGAAAGAAACAGAAACCCATTGTttcaaaatatgaaatttaatgagaatttacagtaattgagataattaagcatgtttaattaaatttagaGTAACTATATTGATTGATCAGAATTTTTccatatagtttaataaaatacacTAATATTTACTCCATTTGATTGTGCACAAAATGAAAACATGTTTAAATTTGAACAATTCATCAAtacataaaaagtaaataacaTTGGAGTGTCTAAACCAAAACTGAATTAAGATTAAGAGGAATGAAATGTAATAATTTGAAAGAAGAAGAATCTAACCTGAAACAAAAAGTGATTGTTGATTATGTATTTGTGTTATGGTTATGAAGTTATGAGTGTGTGAAGAAAGAAGATAAAATGGTGAGTATTTATAGTGATGAGTGAGTGAGTAGAAACAGAGTAAAGCATATATAGTTTCTTTTCTGTGGGTCAATTTCAGGTCTTCCTATTGGTGGACCCCAATTCATGGAATTTTATTTGCTTACGTGGCATCATATGATTGGATGTGTCATGTGGCTTTGTCTTGCATCCCCTTGTGTAGCAAGGGAAGGGGATGTTTTCTCCACTTTCTCAAGTTTCCAATagtgaatataaaaaaataattattttctttgttcaatttaatatccaaatttatatgaaatatataataaagattgTAGAAAAGAGATGATATGTGCACACCATAAATGACATACCTTATGTGataaatttctttaatataTGGGATTcttcttaaatataaataattacttgAATTTACTTATTATATAAGCAGGCTGACCCAGAATTTAATTGGAGGGTAGAcgtaaatttttttcatatataaaaatattccaaaaaaaacaattaaatataaagaaaaacatAATTCAATATTTCAATTCCCAACTAAAAAGATATTAAATATCAAGCACTAAAAATCTTCTAAtagaaagaacaaaaaaaaaaaaaaaaaaaaaaagcaatctAAAACGATGttcaaaatatataacataCTCAATATCCTAAAATTTTAGCAAATATATCAATTTTTGAGCTCATATCTTTAGAGTTGTCCTCGACGAGTTTTCATGTTTTGAAAATGAATGATAAGCTCGTTGTCAATAGCATTGAATACATCCTTTTTAAGATATACTGTCAAACTATCATTCAACTATTGATCTCCCATTTTGTTGCGCATTTGTTGTGggcaattaaaataattaaaaaaaaatagttaagaagtaaaagaaatatttttttttcagcatGGACTTAAGCCCACATTGGTCTTTCATTAGGTCCGCCAGTGTATATAAGTGTGAATCAAATTTCAATTTCTTTAATAGATGGAactcattttaaattaaaataattggttgaatttaaaTACTACATAAATGTATCAAATTTATGTATAGATGTTTCTAATTTAGTACCTTAaaatattatgaaattaattaatattttcgatatttatttattaaaatgtgGTGGTGAGGATATTAGGAAGCaccaataaaatttgtgacctCATTTTTCATACGAGAATTGTTAAAAAGTATCATTAGTGCTTAATATTCTTCTCGGTATCATATCACTATTATtgtaattaagtattgagtctcatataatttaagaaaataatttgcaAAGAATATCTTTAAATAACCATCgaagtatataaaaaaatattagacatcaccaggcccggccctgggcataggcgggctaggcctgtgcctagggcccacccagcccaagggcccaaaatttttttttcttcttttaaaattatacatttttttttaccaattttgaaaaataccacattttttctaacataagggcccaaaaatttttttttcccctatggcccactttgtttcagggccggccctggacATCACTAATGGCCAATAGCAATACTATTTCTCGTATCAAAGAATTTTTCTTTCTACAAAGCCAATTCTCTTTCTAGCCAATTGAATATTGCCACGTAGTCATATAGGAGAGAATATAGTGGCAACAAAGCAACTTGTAGGGCCAAAGTGGTACTCATAGATCATCGTACGGACATCGCCCACGTAAGTCAAGgcccaaaatatattttatttttaaaaagcattatcctt is a genomic window of Cannabis sativa cultivar Pink pepper isolate KNU-18-1 chromosome 9, ASM2916894v1, whole genome shotgun sequence containing:
- the LOC115721802 gene encoding probable RNA-dependent RNA polymerase 1, with the protein product MGKTIQLYGFSSIENGEEVKTFLEQYTGEGTVYTVEVGEYKIKSRGHAKVQFTDSKSVETILSMAEDQQLWYQDSYLKARELNNDIIISSPKELLLFPYGVISDITLHFGSQISEDKFSSLWKRKNVCVKFGTGLRKLYFFFSYGCVEYKLELSFENIWQMELHLPLEQTTKFLVLQLVGAPKIFTKDVSIVNYYKDVPDSCWVRDIDLTPSSSIAQSSALCLEIPTNRRLPDFRDGFVYYKEVEGQFSIDKGSPFSSSSSKLVPIVVPPIDLPYKILFKINSLVQHGCLPGELLDEKFYKLVDPSRIKIDYIESALDKLYQLNGCCYDPLRWLKRQYMNYRNGGQVPKLPTIAVDDGLVYVHRVQITPSRVYFCGPEVNLSNRVLRNYANDLDNFLRLSFVDEDFSRMSSVDLCVTSKKSRNVGRKTRVYDRILSVLSDGIVIGEKRFEFLGFSSSQLRDNSVWMFASREGLDADDIRRWMGDFSSIRNVAKYAARLGQSFGSSRETLSVGCDEIELIPDIEIKTGENKYCFSDGIGKISEDFADQVAKKCGLNRFTPSAFQIRFGGNKGVVAIDPKSSMKLSLRNSMCKYKSENKKLDVLAWSKYQPCFLNRQLITLLSTLGVEDHVFDKKQKEAVRRLDSILTDSIRAQDELEMVAPGEITSILKEMLMCGYKPDEEPFLSMMLQTIHASKLLEIRTKTRIHIPNGRALMGCLDETGTLEYGQVFVQCSTRQVVVFNNNNSSIVTTFVVGKKVVVAKNPCLHPGDIRVLQAVDVPELHHMVDCVVFPQKGERPHTDECSGSDLDGDIYFVCWDNELIPPQQFEAMDYTPAPTIQLDHDVTIKEIQEYFSDYIVNDSLGIIANAHTVFADKEPKKAKSNQCIELAKLFSIAVDFPKTGVPAKIPSRLRAKEYPDFMEKQDKTCYESQHVIGKLFRQIKDVENHSSSIKSFTKEIARKCYDSDMEVDGFEDYIEDALIHKNQYDYKLGSLMDYYDIKTEAEILSGNVVSKSRHFNKKRDLESANYAVKALIKEARSWFNNNKIEIFDQNYDDLCAKKASAWYFVTYHPLFWGACNDDNVSRDHFLSFAWCVFDKLVLIKRDKGGLIRRSLNVSSLETKFSSAIDITYED